Proteins encoded within one genomic window of Micromonospora halotolerans:
- a CDS encoding amino-acid N-acetyltransferase: MTAADEIVVRRARTGDVRGIRRLVDTYTDDRRLLSKATVTLYEDVQEFRVAVTPDGTVVGCGALHVMWEDLAEIRTVAVDPSCRGHKIGHRIVGELIDAARELGVARIFVLTFETGFFGSFGFREIDGAPVPQPVYEQLLRSYDEGVAEFLDLERVKPNTLGNSRMLLRL, translated from the coding sequence ATGACCGCCGCCGACGAGATCGTGGTCCGCCGCGCCCGCACCGGCGATGTACGCGGCATCCGGCGGCTCGTGGACACCTACACCGACGACCGGCGGCTGCTCAGCAAGGCCACCGTCACCCTCTACGAGGACGTGCAGGAGTTCCGGGTGGCCGTGACGCCCGACGGCACGGTGGTCGGCTGCGGCGCCCTGCACGTGATGTGGGAAGACCTCGCCGAGATCCGCACGGTGGCCGTCGACCCGTCCTGCCGGGGGCACAAGATCGGGCACCGGATCGTCGGCGAGCTCATCGACGCGGCCCGCGAGCTGGGCGTCGCCCGGATTTTCGTGCTCACCTTCGAGACCGGGTTCTTCGGCTCGTTCGGCTTCCGCGAGATCGACGGCGCCCCGGTGCCGCAGCCGGTCTACGAGCAGCTCCTCCGCTCCTACGACGAGGGTGTCGCCGAGTTCCTCGACCTGGAGCGGGTCAAGCCGAACACCCTCGGCAACAGCCGCATGCTGCTGCGCCTCTGA